From one Amycolatopsis sp. FDAARGOS 1241 genomic stretch:
- a CDS encoding ABC transporter permease → MHTFTKLVATEAKLFLRTPLWALFGVALPTALLLGIGSIPSMSRPSAVTGGYRFIDLWVPSLVVVSLAMLGLQAIPAAVATYREQGVLRRLATTPVPPAHLLLAQLVIHAGVALAGVVLMLVTARIAFDVPLPRHPLTYAVTLLLGLVSVFAPGLVAASVARTAKGASALAMIAFFPIMFLGGVYLPRPLLPQAIQRIGAYVPPGTQPLQDAWVGAGVQPLQFVALAAFALGGTALAVRLFRWE, encoded by the coding sequence GTGCACACCTTCACCAAGCTCGTCGCCACCGAGGCGAAGCTCTTCCTGCGCACGCCGCTGTGGGCGCTGTTCGGCGTCGCGCTGCCGACCGCGCTGCTGCTCGGCATCGGTTCGATCCCCAGTATGTCTCGACCGAGCGCGGTGACCGGCGGTTACCGCTTCATCGACCTGTGGGTCCCTTCGCTCGTGGTGGTTTCGCTCGCGATGCTCGGGCTGCAGGCGATCCCGGCGGCCGTGGCCACCTACCGCGAGCAAGGCGTGCTGCGCCGCCTCGCGACGACCCCGGTGCCACCGGCGCACCTGTTGCTCGCGCAGCTCGTGATCCACGCGGGGGTGGCACTCGCCGGGGTGGTCCTGATGCTCGTGACCGCCCGGATCGCGTTCGACGTGCCGCTGCCGCGCCACCCGCTCACGTATGCGGTGACACTGCTGCTCGGCCTGGTGTCGGTGTTCGCGCCGGGTCTGGTCGCGGCGTCGGTCGCGCGCACGGCGAAAGGCGCTTCGGCGCTGGCGATGATCGCGTTCTTCCCGATCATGTTCCTCGGCGGCGTGTACCTGCCGCGGCCGCTGCTGCCGCAGGCGATCCAGCGGATCGGCGCGTACGTGCCACCGGGCACTCAGCCGCTGCAGGACGCGTGGGTGGGCGCCGGCGTTCAGCCGTTGCAGTTCGTCGCCTTGGCCGCGTTCGCGCTGGGCGGGACGGCGCTGGCCGTGCGGCTGTTCCGGTGGGAGTGA
- a CDS encoding LLM class flavin-dependent oxidoreductase — translation MLQRTVRAAEAAESAGFDDVWLAEHHFMPYGVCPSAITLAGHVLGRTRRIKLGTAVSVLSTSHPVALAEQWSLLDAVSGGRLRLGVGRGGPWQDLEVFGTGLDRYETGFEESLDLLLAAATGKAGANGDHFAFREVPLVPAPRRKPDVVVACGGPKSGAIRVAAKRDLPLLLGLHAGDEEKAATVKAYGQRADHVSTVVCQVGASRDDAVATVRKSLPGWLSTGLAAHVPVDDRPGPARDPHEYTEHLCAIHPVGDPAYCVATLETSLRRTGVAHVIMFVEASGTPEGTVENITRIGTEVLPALRNRRD, via the coding sequence GTGCTCCAGCGGACCGTCCGCGCGGCCGAGGCCGCCGAGTCGGCGGGGTTCGACGACGTCTGGCTCGCCGAGCACCACTTCATGCCCTACGGCGTGTGCCCGTCGGCGATCACGCTCGCCGGCCACGTTCTCGGTCGCACGCGGCGGATCAAGCTGGGGACGGCCGTGAGCGTGCTGTCCACGTCGCACCCGGTGGCGCTGGCTGAGCAGTGGTCGCTGCTCGACGCCGTGTCCGGTGGGCGGCTGCGGCTCGGCGTCGGCCGCGGCGGGCCGTGGCAGGACCTCGAGGTGTTCGGGACCGGGCTCGACCGCTACGAAACCGGGTTCGAAGAATCGCTCGACCTGTTGCTCGCAGCGGCCACCGGGAAAGCCGGCGCGAACGGCGATCATTTCGCGTTCCGGGAGGTGCCGCTGGTGCCGGCCCCGCGCCGGAAGCCGGACGTGGTGGTCGCCTGCGGCGGCCCGAAGTCCGGCGCCATCCGGGTGGCGGCCAAACGCGACCTGCCGCTGTTGCTCGGCCTGCACGCCGGGGACGAGGAGAAAGCCGCGACGGTCAAGGCGTACGGCCAGCGTGCGGACCACGTCTCCACGGTGGTCTGCCAGGTCGGCGCCAGCCGCGACGACGCTGTCGCCACCGTGCGGAAGTCCTTGCCCGGCTGGCTTTCCACCGGGCTCGCGGCGCACGTGCCGGTGGACGACCGGCCCGGCCCGGCACGCGATCCGCACGAGTACACCGAGCACCTGTGCGCGATCCATCCCGTCGGCGATCCGGCGTACTGCGTGGCGACCCTGGAAACGAGCCTCCGGCGCACCGGGGTCGCCCACGTGATCATGTTCGTGGAAGCTTCCGGTACGCCGGAGGGCACGGTCGAGAACATCACGCGGATCGGCACCGAAGTGCTGCCCGCGCTCAGGAACCGGCGGGATTAG
- a CDS encoding SCO5389 family protein, which yields MSLDVSPALLEKAERGEVSDAEFVACVRESLPYAWEVITGVIAEADGAPDGFADNETPPPSEAARGQLLRALASDAIRGGLERHFGVKLAFQNCHRVSVFRESEVDGDRYRAFVSPRGQLLNQSPELRDC from the coding sequence TTGTCCCTGGACGTATCGCCCGCGCTGCTGGAGAAGGCCGAGCGCGGGGAGGTCTCCGACGCCGAGTTCGTCGCCTGCGTGCGGGAATCGCTGCCCTACGCGTGGGAAGTGATCACGGGTGTGATCGCCGAGGCCGACGGCGCGCCGGACGGCTTCGCCGACAACGAGACGCCGCCGCCGAGCGAGGCCGCGCGCGGGCAGTTGCTGCGCGCGCTGGCCTCCGACGCCATCCGCGGCGGTCTCGAACGCCACTTCGGTGTGAAGCTCGCGTTCCAGAACTGCCACCGGGTCTCGGTGTTCCGGGAGTCCGAAGTGGACGGTGATCGCTACCGCGCGTTCGTCTCGCCGCGCGGGCAGCTGCTGAACCAGAGCCCGGAGCTGCGCGACTGCTAA